The Coleofasciculus chthonoplastes PCC 7420 DNA segment TGATACAACAGGCGTCAAACTCACCCCATTCTTCCTTTGGAGAGAGGTTGTCCAGCTCTCGTGATAAAGTAAATACAAAAAACCTGACAACCTTCTGTTCTCTGTTGTAAGCTGTCATGCATTTAAATTGGGTATTAGTAGCGAGCAAGATGCAAAGCCTACGGCATGGCTTCGCTTAACGCACTACAAGGCTTTCGCCGTTATTGATATTAAGGTTTAAATGCCGAACAGTTTATTGAATCAGCCAAATTAATCTGCGGAGTAGTCGAGACGATGATCAAGTTTTCCGATCGCATACCAGCCGCCCTCATCGGTACGGCGATTGTGTTGGTACAGCCTCAGTTTGCCGTCGCTTTGACGAATCTTGTTGTCGCCCAACAGCCGACAGTTCAAAACCTGATTAACTCGGCAAGAATCAAAGCAGAGAAAGGAGACTATCAGGGGGCTATTGCTGATTACAATCAAGCACTACAACTGAGTCCGAACAATGCAGAGGTTTACTATCTGCGGGCGAATGCTTACTATCAGCTAGAAAATTACCAAGGAGCGATCGCGGATTTTAATCAGGCGATTAAAATTAATCCTGATTATGCTATTGCCTACTACAACCGGGGTCTTGCTCGCTCTAACCTAGGAGACTACCAAGGAGCGATCGCGGATTACACTCAAGCGATTCAACTTAATCCTGATGATGCTATTGCCTACAACAACCGGGGTCTTGCTCGCTCTAACCTAGGAGACTACGAGGAAGCGATCGCGGATTTCGCTCAGGCGATTCAACTTAATCCTGATGATGCTACTGCCTACTACAACCGAGGTCTTGCCCGCTCTGACTTAGGAGACTACCAAGGAGCAATCGCCGATTACACTCAAGCCATTAAAATTAATCCTGACTATGCTGATGCCTACAACAACCGGGGTAATGCCCGCTCTAACCTAGAAGACTACCAAGGAGCGATCGCGGATTACACTCAAGCGATTCAACTTAATCCTGATGATGCTAAAGCCTACAGCAACCGGGGGGCTGCCCGCTCTGACCTAGAAGACTACCAAGGAGCGATCGCGGACTTCAATCAAGCGATTCAAATTAATCCTGACTTTGCCTATGCCTACAACAACCGGGGTGTTGCCCGCTCTGACCTAGAAGACTACCAAGGAGCGATCGCGGACTTCAATCAAGCGATTCAAATTAATCCAGACTATGCTAATGCCTACTACAACCGGGGTAATGCCCGCTCTGACCTAGGAGACGACCAAGGAGCGATCGCGGACTTCAATCAAGCGATTCAACTTAATCCAGACTTTGCCTATGCCTACTACAACCGGGGTAATGCCCGCTCTAACCTAGGAGACTACGAGGAAGCGATCGCGGATTTCGCTCAGGCGATTCAACTTAATCCTGATGATGCTACTGCCTACTACAACCGAGGTCTTGCCCGCTCTGACTTAGGAGACGACCAAGGAGCGATCGCGGATTATAATCAAGCCATTCAAATTAATCCTGATTTGGCTGCGGCCTACAACAACCGAGGTCTTGCCCGCTCTAACCTAGGAGACGACCAAGGAGCGCTCGCGGATTATAATCAAGCCATTCAAATTAATCCTGATTTGGCTGCGGCCTACAACAACCGAGGTCTTGCCCGCTCTGACTTAGGAGACTACCAAGAAGCGATCGCGGACTTCAATCAAGCGATTAAAATTAATCCTGATGATGCTGATGCCTACTACAACCGGGGTAATGCCCGCTCTAACCTAGGAGACTACCAAGGAGCAATCGCCGATTTCACTCAAGCGATTAAAATTAATCCTGGTGATGCTGATGCCTACTACAACCGGGGTAATGCCCGCTCTGACCTAGGAGACTACCAAGGAGCGATCGCCGATTACAATCAAGCCATTAAACTTAATCCTGATTATGCTGCTGCTTACGGCAACCGGGGTCTTGCCTATCGTGACTTAGGAGATAAACCAAAAGCCCTTGAGGATTTCCGCCAAGCTGCCACTCTTTTTCAGCAACAAGGTAACACAGAGGGTTATCAATCTATACAGCAAATAATTAGACAGCTTGAGCCGTAATGACCTTAAATTATTTTCCGGCTTCTTTCCGGTATAAATACCCCGATGTGTCTTATCCTCAGCCAACCTTGCTGCTCCCTTAAACTGGAAATACCAAATAGTAACGTAGGGTGGGTTAAGCGGCATCTAAATCGAAATGATAACCATTTAATGAAGTATCCGCCGTAACCCACCAATATTAACGGGAGAATACATTATTCGTTTAATCTGCGGAGTAGTCGAGACAATGATCAAGTTTCCCAATCACATACCAGCCGCCCTCATCGGTACAGCGATTGTGTGGGTACAGCCTCAGTTTGCCGTCGCTTTGACGAATCTTGTTGTCGCCCAACAGCCGACAGTTCAAAACCTGATTAACTCGGCAAGAATCAAAGCAGAGAAAGGAGACTATCAGGGGGCTATTGCTGATTTAACTCAAGCACTACAGCTAAGTCCCAACAATGCAGAGTCTTACCATCGACGGGCGAATGCTTACTATCAGCTAGAAAATTACCAAGGGGCGATCGCGGATTATAATCAAGCGATTCAACTTAATCCTGATGATGTTAAAGCCTACTACAACCGGGGTATTACCCATTCTCACCTAGGAGACTACCAAGGAGCGATCGCGGATTTCAATCAGGCGATTCAACTTAATCCTGATTTTGCTGCTGCCTACTACAACCGGGGTCTTGCCCGCTTTAACCTAGGAGACGACCAAGGAGCGATCGCGGATTATAATCAAGCGATTAAACTTAATCCTGATTATGCTATTGCCTACAACAACCGGGGTGTTGCTCGCTCTAACCTAGGAGACGACCAAGGAGCGATCGCGGATTTCAATCAAGCCATTCAACGTAATCCTGACAATGCTAATGTCTACTACAATCGGGGTGTTGCCTATCTTAACTTAGGAGATCAACCAAAAGCCCTTGAGGATTTTCGCCAAGCTGCCACTCTTTTTCAGCAACAAGGTAACACAGAGATTTATCAATATATACAGCAAATAATTAGACGGCTTGAGCCGTAATGACCTTAATTTATTTTCCGGTTCCTTTCCGGTATAAATACCCCGATGTGTCTTATCCTCAGCAAACCTTGCTGACACCTTAAACTGGAAATACCAAATAGAGCAACTATGGCACAAGCCAAAGCCATATCCAAAACAATCACCAGCTTACTTGACCTGCGAGAGAGATTTAATCTGACGCCAACAACCAATGAACAATTCTCCTCAGATTTTATTTAGGGTGGGCAAGAGCAACCCACCAATAAGCATTTGAAGGTTTATAACCCTTGCCCACCCTACGGTAACGACAGTGGGTGTTAGTGGTTGAATCTAAATCAACGATCGCCTTCTCTGTTGCCTTACCTCAAGCCCTCACTTACATGATGGGAAACTTGAAGTATTTTAAACTTCGGCATGATTGTGATCAGAACGCCTAGTATTAAATTATTATGTCACCTTAATTTTAAATTAAGATGCTTGCTTTGTTGGCATCATTAAAGTTAGTTTAGCATAACAGGTACGGAAGAACCAATTTTTGTAGTATATTTTCAGACTTACCTTATGCGCTTATACTTAACTATTTCAGGTCTTACAGGAACTATATTGACTAGCATAGCGCTGATAGTTTTACTGTTTGGAACACGGCAGTTTGAAAGACTAGAACCTTGGGAACTAAATGTTTTTGATATAATGATGCAGTTGCGACCGAGTTTACCACCAGACCCCCGTTTGTTGGTAGTCGAAGTGACTGAGAATGATATTCAATCACTAGAGCAGTGGCC contains these protein-coding regions:
- a CDS encoding tetratricopeptide repeat protein, whose product is MIKFSDRIPAALIGTAIVLVQPQFAVALTNLVVAQQPTVQNLINSARIKAEKGDYQGAIADYNQALQLSPNNAEVYYLRANAYYQLENYQGAIADFNQAIKINPDYAIAYYNRGLARSNLGDYQGAIADYTQAIQLNPDDAIAYNNRGLARSNLGDYEEAIADFAQAIQLNPDDATAYYNRGLARSDLGDYQGAIADYTQAIKINPDYADAYNNRGNARSNLEDYQGAIADYTQAIQLNPDDAKAYSNRGAARSDLEDYQGAIADFNQAIQINPDFAYAYNNRGVARSDLEDYQGAIADFNQAIQINPDYANAYYNRGNARSDLGDDQGAIADFNQAIQLNPDFAYAYYNRGNARSNLGDYEEAIADFAQAIQLNPDDATAYYNRGLARSDLGDDQGAIADYNQAIQINPDLAAAYNNRGLARSNLGDDQGALADYNQAIQINPDLAAAYNNRGLARSDLGDYQEAIADFNQAIKINPDDADAYYNRGNARSNLGDYQGAIADFTQAIKINPGDADAYYNRGNARSDLGDYQGAIADYNQAIKLNPDYAAAYGNRGLAYRDLGDKPKALEDFRQAATLFQQQGNTEGYQSIQQIIRQLEP
- a CDS encoding tetratricopeptide repeat protein; this encodes MIKFPNHIPAALIGTAIVWVQPQFAVALTNLVVAQQPTVQNLINSARIKAEKGDYQGAIADLTQALQLSPNNAESYHRRANAYYQLENYQGAIADYNQAIQLNPDDVKAYYNRGITHSHLGDYQGAIADFNQAIQLNPDFAAAYYNRGLARFNLGDDQGAIADYNQAIKLNPDYAIAYNNRGVARSNLGDDQGAIADFNQAIQRNPDNANVYYNRGVAYLNLGDQPKALEDFRQAATLFQQQGNTEIYQYIQQIIRRLEP